One Leopardus geoffroyi isolate Oge1 chromosome B1, O.geoffroyi_Oge1_pat1.0, whole genome shotgun sequence DNA window includes the following coding sequences:
- the GRSF1 gene encoding G-rich sequence factor 1 isoform X1: MAGTRWVLGALLRGCGCNCSSCRRTGAACLPFYSAAGSFPSGVSGRRRLLLLLGAAAAAASHTRGLQTGPAPAGRLAGPPPAAASAAAAAAASYPALRAPLLPQSLAAAAGPARSYSQESKTTYLEDLPPLPEYELASSKLGEEVDDVYLIRAQGLPWSCTIEDVVNFFSDCRIRNGENGIHFLLNRDGKRRGDALIEMESEQDVQKALEKHRMYMGQRYVEVYEINNEDVDALMKSLQVKSSPAVNDGVVRLRGLPYSCNEKDIVDFFAGLNIVDITFVMDYRGRRKTGEAYVQFEEPEMANQALLKHREEIGNRYIEIFPSRRNEVRTHVGSHKGKKMTSPTAKYITEPEMVFEEHEVNEDIRPMTAFESEKEIELPKEMSEKLPEAVDFGTPSSLHFVHMRGLPFQANAQDIINFFAPLKPVRITMEYSSNGKATGEADVHFDTHEDAVAAMLKDRSHVHHRYIELFLNSCPKGK, from the exons ATGGCCGGGACGCGCTGGGTGCTCGGGGCGCTGCTCCGGGGCTGCGGCTGCAACTGCAGCAGCTGTCGGCGCACCGGCGCCGCCTGCCTGCCCTTCTACTCGGCCGCCGGCTCCTTCCCCTCGGGCGTATCGGGCCGTCGccgcctgctgctgctgctcggggcggccgcggccgccgcctcTCACACGCGGGGCCTCCAGACCGGGCCTGCGCCCGCCGGGAGGCTGGCGGGGCCACCCCCCGcggccgcctccgccgccgccgcggccgcggcCTCTTACCCGGCCCTGCGTGCCCCTCTGCTGCCGCAGTCGCTGGCGGCGGCCGCGGGCCCCGCGCGGAGCTACAGCCAG GAGTCCAAAACGACCTACCTGGAAgaccttccccctctccctgagTATGAATTGGCTTCGTCCAAGTTAGGAGAAGAAGTGGATGATGTTTATCTCATTCGAGCTCAAGGATTGCCGTGGTCGTGCACTATAGAAGATGTGGTTAACTTTTTCTCag ACTGCAGAATTCGTAATGGTGAGAATGGAATACACTTCCTCTTAAATAGAGATGGGAAACGAAGGGGTGATGCCTTAATTGAAATGGAGTCAGAGCAGGATGTGCAAAAAGCCTTAGAAAAGCATCGCATGTACATGGGACAGCGGTATGTGGAAG TTTATGAGATAAACAATGAAGATGTGGACGCCTTAATGAAGAGCCTGCAGGTCAAATCTTCACCTGCGGTAAATGATGGTGTGGTTCGTTTGAGAGGACTTCCTTATAGTTGCAATGAAAAAGACATTGTAGACTTCTTTGCAG GACTGAATATAGTAGACATCACCTTTGTCATGGACtacagagggagaagaaaaacaggagaagCCTATGTGCAGTTTGAAGAACCAGAAATGGCCAACCAAGCCCTCTTGAAACACAGGGAAGAAATTGGTAACCG ATACATAGAGATATTTCCAAGCAGAAGAAATGAAGTCCGAACACATGTTGGTTctcataagggaaagaaaatgacatCTCCTACTGCTAAGTATATAACTGAGCCAGAAATGGTCTTTGAAGAACATGAAGTAAATGAGGATATTCGACCCATGACAGCTTTCGAAAGTGAGAAGGAAATAG AATTGCCTAAGGAGATGTCCGAAAAGCTTCCAGAGGCTGTTGATTTTGGAACCCCATCTTCACTACATTTTGTCCACATGAGAGGATTGCCTTTCCAAGCTAATGCTCAAGACATTATAAAC ttttttgCTCCACTGAAGCCTGTTAGGATCACCATGGAATACAGTTCCAATGGGAAGGCCACTGGAGAAGCCGATGTGCACTTCGATACCCATGAGGATGCTGTTGCAGCTATGCTCAAGGATCGGTCCCATGTTC ACCATAGGTATATTGAATTGTTCCTGAATTCATGTCCAAAGGGAAAATAA
- the GRSF1 gene encoding G-rich sequence factor 1 isoform X2, with amino-acid sequence MESKTTYLEDLPPLPEYELASSKLGEEVDDVYLIRAQGLPWSCTIEDVVNFFSDCRIRNGENGIHFLLNRDGKRRGDALIEMESEQDVQKALEKHRMYMGQRYVEVYEINNEDVDALMKSLQVKSSPAVNDGVVRLRGLPYSCNEKDIVDFFAGLNIVDITFVMDYRGRRKTGEAYVQFEEPEMANQALLKHREEIGNRYIEIFPSRRNEVRTHVGSHKGKKMTSPTAKYITEPEMVFEEHEVNEDIRPMTAFESEKEIELPKEMSEKLPEAVDFGTPSSLHFVHMRGLPFQANAQDIINFFAPLKPVRITMEYSSNGKATGEADVHFDTHEDAVAAMLKDRSHVHHRYIELFLNSCPKGK; translated from the exons ATG GAGTCCAAAACGACCTACCTGGAAgaccttccccctctccctgagTATGAATTGGCTTCGTCCAAGTTAGGAGAAGAAGTGGATGATGTTTATCTCATTCGAGCTCAAGGATTGCCGTGGTCGTGCACTATAGAAGATGTGGTTAACTTTTTCTCag ACTGCAGAATTCGTAATGGTGAGAATGGAATACACTTCCTCTTAAATAGAGATGGGAAACGAAGGGGTGATGCCTTAATTGAAATGGAGTCAGAGCAGGATGTGCAAAAAGCCTTAGAAAAGCATCGCATGTACATGGGACAGCGGTATGTGGAAG TTTATGAGATAAACAATGAAGATGTGGACGCCTTAATGAAGAGCCTGCAGGTCAAATCTTCACCTGCGGTAAATGATGGTGTGGTTCGTTTGAGAGGACTTCCTTATAGTTGCAATGAAAAAGACATTGTAGACTTCTTTGCAG GACTGAATATAGTAGACATCACCTTTGTCATGGACtacagagggagaagaaaaacaggagaagCCTATGTGCAGTTTGAAGAACCAGAAATGGCCAACCAAGCCCTCTTGAAACACAGGGAAGAAATTGGTAACCG ATACATAGAGATATTTCCAAGCAGAAGAAATGAAGTCCGAACACATGTTGGTTctcataagggaaagaaaatgacatCTCCTACTGCTAAGTATATAACTGAGCCAGAAATGGTCTTTGAAGAACATGAAGTAAATGAGGATATTCGACCCATGACAGCTTTCGAAAGTGAGAAGGAAATAG AATTGCCTAAGGAGATGTCCGAAAAGCTTCCAGAGGCTGTTGATTTTGGAACCCCATCTTCACTACATTTTGTCCACATGAGAGGATTGCCTTTCCAAGCTAATGCTCAAGACATTATAAAC ttttttgCTCCACTGAAGCCTGTTAGGATCACCATGGAATACAGTTCCAATGGGAAGGCCACTGGAGAAGCCGATGTGCACTTCGATACCCATGAGGATGCTGTTGCAGCTATGCTCAAGGATCGGTCCCATGTTC ACCATAGGTATATTGAATTGTTCCTGAATTCATGTCCAAAGGGAAAATAA